catttattgcctGCTCCTGATTCTTTACTCACAGTAAGTCTGGAATTTCAGTGAATGGTGGCATGAACCCCTGGTGTATTTGTGTAGGTCCGCTACACCACAGCACCTAGTGATTGTGCAATGGAACAAACAGAaagtcagagaaagaaaaccaccaggaaaaaaaaacatgtgtaatgtagctgatcttaatcccacaaagaatgcagaagcagaagtctcggtaaagtggtgggttaaaagcctcatatagaaaagcccttTGAGCATCCACTTACACTTTTTAAGAGCTGCACAGTTAGAAGATCAGTCAAGCATAGGTTCTTTCTTTCACTGCCTAACTCTCTTTCTGCCACATGACACAAGCATTAAAATTTTCACAGGGTAGTCATAttagtcttttgcagcaaaaacaacacagaatATTGTAACATCTTAACAATTTTTTTTCTAgcttaagcttttgtggactatagcccGCTTTATCAGTATTATGAAGCGTTTCAGTTTTATATATGGTATACTGTATATTGGGAGTGAGTAATGGAATTGTTAACTCagcggccttataggccccttccaactctactattctatgattctatgaacagtgaggtcagaaggaaattaaatgcagaaaatggCACTCATATTATTAGCAATGGTGATTCACAATGCAGTTGTTTCTGACAACATAAACATCCCAGCAGTAGGTAAGCCAATTTCTGCAATATTAAAAAGATGCTGGAGCCCTCTTTAAGTCAGGAACTACTAGCTGTGGTTAAATCTAGATATACTTCTGGGTCCAGAATTCTTGGGTGTTATCGATGCTGATAAAACAAGACAAATTAAAAAATCTTCATTTATAAGTGATCTCTAATATGTGGAAGGAGCAGGTTGCATTTCCCTTTGCGCCCAATGGCAATATTGCTAATTTTGGCACAACACAGTCCTTTCCATTACATGCCGTCTACCTCCCATTCAATTTTAACTTGATCTGCTGAACTTGCTCATTGTTTTTCCTCCAGGGAGAGAGGAgataattcagttttatgtttcCTGTAGGTTTATAGGGAAATCTTGACCAAGTTCTTCCCTGTGAGTGCCAGCACACTGGCTGGACCGGAGGAATGCCACAGTAAGTGCAGAGGTTGTTCCATTGTACATCATCACCTAATAAAATGGCTGTCTCTCCGAATAAGTCATGTTTATTGCTTGTTTGTTTGGGGGGTCTCTTCTCTTAGAACTAAGCGGAAAACCACCAGTCTGTCTCTGATCATTGGGTCCTCAGCCTATGAAGagtttaacagcagcagcaaagaacaTCACAGTTATTCCACTTTAATTCAGCCCATGTCCACTGACCCTGAAAGAGTACGTTGAATACTTTCATTTTCTCTTtgtattaatttaaaatgttttagcaaCACCTTCCCCATCCACTCACACATACAAATACTGAGCCAAACACTGGAACTCCAGTTTTGTCTTCGTTGGTTTATTCCTCTTCCCCATTTAATCCTCCTCCCATTTAAACCATGTCTGGCTGGGGGTTTGGCATCAATCAGTGGGAGGATTAGAAGCAGTCATGTGGCTGCCCTGGAGCTTAGCCATTTGTCATATTCTTCCAAAGACATTTCAAAAAGGACAGTTGGATCAAAGCAGCTACTTAGTATAGAGATGGAGAATTCAAAACATCCAGGGATTTAAATGCCTTTCAAGTGGTTGGGGAGAAgtgtagagagagagattacatAGGCTTCTTTTTATAAGATTATGCTAAagcaaagggaaaaaagcaaatgcaTTTCCAGCAATAGCACTTGATATTGTTTTGCACTTCACTGAGGAGTAGGAAGTTTCAAGCAGACACGACCTGATCGGTTTCCTTGCGAGGAAAAGTACTCGAGACTTAACAGTGTCTCTTGTAATATCTGTTTACAAACACACAGGTTGAGTGTGGGATGCAGGCGAAGCACCCAGACACTGCAAGGAGCATTGGTTCTCTCCCAAAAGCAAAGCACATGTGGCCTTAGAGCCTCCTAGGTTCCCCAGGGGTGGGAGCGTTCACAAGCTAGTAGCCACTAACCATCAAAAGCCTTTGAGCAAGTTCCTTCTAGCCGGTAGTGCCCATTGAGTAAGCATAGTTATTTGCTAAACAGAAATCTTGACAAAAGGTATCTCTTTGCTTGACATAATAGCATTCATGattccaaattatttatttatttatttatttatttatttatttattgcattttataccgcccaatagctgaagctccctgggcggttcacaaaaattaaaaccattcaaagtcagTATaacaacatgatataaaatacaatataaaagcacaaccaggataaaaacaatagcagtgcagaaatacaaatttaaaatacaaatttaaaacagtaaagttaaaattaaatttataggctgttaaaatgctgagagaataaaaaagtcttcacctggcatctgaaaggatatagtgtaggtgccaggcgaacctccttagggagctcattccacagccggggtgccacagcagagaaggccctcctcctggtagccacctgcctcacttttaCTGCTGTCCAAATCTATTGCAGTCAAACGTAATTCACCAAtgtttcctttattattattattattatttatttatacgtaATAAACAGTCAAGAATACAATTTTTTAATATCTAAGATATTCTGATGACCTTATTGGTCTGCCAAAGCTGAGAATCCCTACTTAGGGATAGACAACATGGTGTTTGTGTCACTAATGTGTGCCCAAGTGCCTTTCTTGGTATCCTTCAAGGTTACCTACTCTTcttactgggtttttttattattaaataaagacatttttttaCCAGCTGTGGAATAGGtttctattggtgctgaaaactgggttcaaatgtgttctttagtgtgttggggctcagaaccCCCTTCTGCCTTGGACTTAGCTTTGTGGGGCAGGTTGCTTGTTTTTTTCCATGCctcttatggcagccattttgtggtggtgtccaggacagtttctcaaattgccaaatggccCCACatcccaaaaaggttgcctacctcttCCCTGTGTCTTTAAGAATTCCCAAATTCCATATCATAGCTTAAATAATTTCCAAGTGGAAAAAACATCTAGAAGTCATGGAGCTTAAGTACTAATGGGTGGGTCTGGTTTACATATTAGAACAACCATATGGTGGTGTGGTTCCCACATAAGAAACTATTCATGGGCAGCAGTTCATCTAGCAAATTAAGCAGTTTTTCCAATATTCCACCACAGGGGGTCAAAAAGGCATGTAGGGGCAAAACTAACAATTGTCCAAtgcagggggctgtctaaacactcggaaagccccaggatgggtgTACGGTGGCACGACGTTAATTATACAATGATGCTGCCATTGCGCACCCACCCAGGTGCTTCCAACGAAGCTGCGaagaaaaaaagtcggggacttaacccaacttttttgtcTTGAGCAAGGCAAGGACATGCAAGActatgtcaagacagcccctaagcTTCCCTCCGGAGCCACAGCGGAGACACAGCCAGGCagggcctggtggaaggcgacctgtgatgggtcaccttccaccaggaagagggaagggacagctccagtccctggatggccacccagatggccacacccctgcattgggattacctgacgccatcCCGGGgaagggaaagtgcagggtttgggAGGGACACGGTGCCAacccggcactgtgaagacaccccccagGTCATGGGTCAATGCATACTAATGGCTTACCATGGGGTAAAATGCACAATGGCCATATGAAACAACTTAAAACATCTTCCAAGTGGTTGTTCTAGTTTGTAAATCAGTGGTGGGTAGCATGCTGCCTGTGGGCTCCATGCACCTCCTGCCGCTTTTGCAACCTCTATCACGCCACCGCTCCCCATTTctcccccaatttttttaaaaaacaagcaaaatatggCCCTTTGGGCCCTCCATAGCCACTGTGGCACACAAAAAGGGTTAATTTATCTGAGAAACAAGCTACAATTAATTTCTGTAATGCTACAGAGTGATTTGCCACCAATTTTCAGCAACAAATTGGAGATTTGCGGGGGAGGTTGGACACCCCACAGACTGCAGTTTGCACTTGGGGTCCAGGTTGGCCCCAAGTCCTCTAGACATTGCAACACCTCTGATGTAAATGGACCCAAGTTTGCAACACTTGAATCATTTTCTTCAGAGTAGCCCTCACTAGATAGCTTGAGAATTACATCATAGATGGTCTTGAAGATCATATGGTAAAAAGAGAATTCTGCTACAAATAATAAGTCAAGTAATCACTTCTACAAATATTACTTATATAACATATTTAGCATAAGTAGCTCTTGcacggccttctctgctgtgtaaATCTCCTCACAATGGTTTGTAAATTCGGCCTCTTtctccccattttacagatgtaaAAGTGAGGCTTAATAAATTGTGATCTGCCCCAAATTATCTACAGGTTGGCTGGAGTTTAAGGGAGTGATTCTATGCACtaatgaaaagatttttttttcccctagaGGGCTTAATGTAGAGCTCAAAGCccaaagacttttctttttaaagaagagcGGGGAAAGAAAGATATGCAGCTGCCAAGGTTTTGTACATTGGATATTGTGACTCCAACTTGTCCCTTTCTTTAACGTACAGATGCAAAGTCCATCAAAAGCCCAGACTGGTCCTGCCTATGAAGCAGCCCCTGTGTTCATAAAGGTAAGAGGCATAATCTTCTCAAGAATGGCTTGGATCTCAAGAGCAGGTGATATCTCCTGTAGCACAGGGAGGGTCActcctaacaacaaaccatgggcaatgGTTGGATTAACTCTGGGTTAATCCATAAAcaactctgaggccttagctagacctacctgaaagtccggggcagaggaggggaggtctcgcattgtgattaacacgagatctctgccctgtttacacataaggtgcaatgacctcaggaagagaggcatcgcgcccaccatttttgtttattttttaaagaggacgcagtgcacgaacgcttgtgcgctaaaggtaagttttttaaaaaaattaatttggtttccctgctccccccaccctaaccccaataggtgcagtgcttctgaggagtgatgtgccctgtgtgcggctccacacaagtaattgcgcggagcggTGTCAAGCCATGGAAACGGGCCAGACGTtacgtggtctcaggctcagcccgagaccacagaaaaagcgggcccaaaggggagggctataacacagggcaagggagggatgatccctccctgatcctgggatcccctgtgcgccatctggatgcacagggacaatcctgggattcgccctgggatatagcctggtctagctaaggcctgagtttccaGTTTTGCCCTGAGTTGTTAATTAAGAGTGGAAACAATGAGTGCTCAGCTTGCATGCTCCAGTTCATCCCCACAATTCCTGGGtcaaacaacccaagaattgtcactgtgatgtgtgaaccaagtgGATATGTGTTTGCAGGaaatatgtagtttggctctgagtTTCCATTTCTCCACTTTTGACCAGGAACTTTTGTTGTATCCCAAAGCTAAGCCTTTAAACATATAGAAAAATGATAGAGCCACTTGGGAAACCAATCTTGACTTCAAATACAGGGTATTAAAATATAGCTTCTATGCAAAGTGCCATGTCCTCTACCACGTAAGCACTGCCTATCCCCACATATCTGGCAGGTCATCCAAGTCAGAGTACGGAATTTTAAAATTTTCTAGGCAGGTTTAGCATTGCCCATACCCAAAACATGTTTTCTTGTTGTTCCTAGAGTGACTAgatgcatctttaatagttgtgtagaagagggaatttcagcaagggtaATTTGAGCAAGAATTTCCTCTTCTATAGGAGACCTATCTTCTTTTTCATCTGGCCACCTTAAAGGAGCCAGACACTATTATTTGTTTGTTGTGCACCTAAGAAAAGTGGTTTCACTCTTTAGCAAATGTTTGCCTTGTCCAATATCCTCTTCCCAGTCACATTCATCTTTGATATctcagaggaagggaagggacccGTGGCTGCTGCTGgccctgatttcagtggggctgtgactccattctgaGCTTCCATCAGAATTCCAAGGAgttatccaatgtgctgaacctattttggt
This window of the Elgaria multicarinata webbii isolate HBS135686 ecotype San Diego chromosome 3, rElgMul1.1.pri, whole genome shotgun sequence genome carries:
- the LOC134394928 gene encoding palladin-like, translating into MPQTKRKTTSLSLIIGSSAYEEFNSSSKEHHSYSTLIQPMSTDPERMQSPSKAQTGPAYEAAPVFIKGLQNIRALKGQLVVFECRIRAAPTLQVHWYRGYNQIIDSADFRILRKKACSSLVPGK